A DNA window from Streptococcus mutans contains the following coding sequences:
- a CDS encoding cell division site-positioning protein MapZ family protein, with protein sequence MSEKEKNPIENSESKDSLDFQDAKEMTVGEAVRKDSEIKAGVTEEDSVLDRYIKQHRDEVTARKFDTSSDDFESIDTSTLDNFIKQQRQELVDTGLIDPIEEPEEEIPSESAISADTAKEQSLEDTIVAPAINPNQEIWKKDEFDDVPLSDTQETAKLDTEEKSSFLTAPTSDLDKDDVGNSEDFDEDDETKPPFYKRKKVIMASFIVLLLLAAGATYSVYQLSHHTAKTKRTTKSTSTKKSTDFTAASKRFEKSYTAFFADAKRTKLKNNQFANLPKLEKHLKKLKDSKYYDEAKKKYESLKRQISAINAVNGKFKTTAILNGDKKAAAVKDNANFDDISEKSLNTGNATLDALLKSVIADGRKQLEANNKKSGSSAASSNANSGTSSNTEGSNQNAQAPAADSNIPANGSSGSNNTSGSTSPSTPAAPNNGTSNAGASGYGISNYDVSKLQRDRSRVPYDQSKIADSNNSAWAFNAGILEKIVAISQQRGYITGNDYILEKVNIINGNGYYNMFKPDGTYLFSINCKTGYFVGNAAGHSDKLDY encoded by the coding sequence GTGTCAGAAAAGGAAAAAAATCCAATAGAAAACAGTGAGAGCAAAGACAGTCTTGATTTTCAAGATGCCAAGGAAATGACAGTTGGTGAAGCAGTTCGTAAAGATTCCGAAATTAAGGCCGGTGTAACTGAAGAAGATAGTGTTCTAGACCGTTATATTAAGCAACATCGTGATGAAGTAACCGCACGGAAATTTGATACTAGCAGTGATGATTTTGAAAGCATTGATACTAGCACACTTGATAATTTTATTAAGCAACAGCGTCAGGAATTAGTTGACACAGGTTTAATTGATCCCATTGAGGAGCCAGAAGAAGAAATACCTTCTGAATCAGCGATTTCTGCTGACACTGCTAAAGAGCAGAGCCTAGAAGATACCATTGTGGCACCAGCTATCAATCCGAATCAGGAGATCTGGAAGAAAGACGAATTTGATGATGTTCCTTTGTCAGATACGCAAGAGACTGCCAAATTAGATACTGAGGAGAAGTCTAGTTTTTTGACTGCTCCAACTTCTGATTTGGATAAGGATGATGTTGGGAATTCTGAAGATTTTGATGAAGATGATGAAACAAAACCGCCTTTTTATAAGCGTAAAAAAGTAATCATGGCATCATTTATTGTTTTACTTTTATTGGCTGCTGGTGCTACATACAGTGTTTATCAATTGAGCCATCACACAGCAAAAACTAAGAGAACAACAAAATCAACGTCAACAAAGAAATCAACAGATTTTACAGCAGCTTCTAAAAGGTTTGAAAAGTCTTATACGGCTTTCTTTGCGGATGCAAAGAGAACAAAGTTAAAAAACAATCAATTTGCTAACTTGCCTAAATTAGAAAAACATTTGAAAAAACTTAAGGACAGCAAATATTATGACGAGGCTAAAAAGAAGTATGAAAGCTTGAAGCGTCAAATTTCAGCGATTAATGCTGTAAATGGGAAATTTAAAACAACTGCCATTCTTAATGGTGATAAAAAAGCAGCTGCTGTTAAAGATAATGCTAATTTTGATGATATTTCAGAAAAGAGCTTAAATACAGGAAATGCTACATTAGATGCCCTTTTGAAATCTGTCATTGCTGATGGACGCAAACAATTAGAAGCTAATAATAAGAAATCAGGAAGCTCAGCTGCTTCATCAAATGCTAACAGCGGTACATCATCAAATACTGAAGGCAGTAATCAAAATGCTCAAGCTCCAGCTGCTGACTCCAATATACCAGCTAATGGCTCATCTGGATCTAATAATACATCTGGTAGCACATCACCAAGTACACCTGCTGCTCCAAATAATGGGACATCAAATGCAGGTGCTTCTGGTTATGGTATTTCCAACTATGATGTTTCTAAGCTGCAACGTGATCGTAGTCGAGTTCCTTATGACCAATCTAAGATTGCTGATAGTAACAATTCAGCTTGGGCCTTTAATGCAGGTATTTTAGAAAAAATAGTAGCTATTTCACAACAACGTGGTTATATTACAGGTAATGACTATATTCTTGAGAAAGTTAATATTATCAATGGTAATGGTTATTACAATATGTTTAAGCCAGATGGGACTTACCTTTTCTCAATTAATTGTAAAACAGGTTATTTTGTGGGAAATGCCGCCGGTCATTCGGATAAATTAGATTATTAA
- a CDS encoding THUMP domain-containing class I SAM-dependent RNA methyltransferase, which produces MKKTFNLVATAAAGIEAVVGKELRNLGLDCQVENGRVLFKGNIETIAKSNLWLRSADRIKIVVGEFPARTFEELFQGVYALDWENYLPLGCQFPVAKAKSVKSKLHNEPSIQGITKKAVVKKLQHYFHRPDSVPLPENGPEFKIEISLLKDQARVMIDTTGPSLFKRGYRTEKGGAPIKENMAAAIILLSNWFPDKPFVDPTCGSGTFCIEAAMIGMNIAPGFNRDFAFEEWPWVDEALVTRVRNEADEQADYDIQLDISGFDFDGRMVEIARKNAREVGLEDVVKLKQMRLQDFKTNKINGVLISNPPYGERLLDDKAVDILYNEMGETFAPLKTWSQFILTNDTDFEQKFGRKADKKRKLYNGSLKVDLYQFYGQRVKRVLR; this is translated from the coding sequence ATGAAAAAAACTTTCAATTTAGTAGCAACTGCAGCAGCAGGTATTGAAGCTGTTGTCGGTAAAGAATTAAGAAACTTGGGTCTTGATTGTCAAGTAGAAAACGGCAGGGTTCTTTTTAAAGGAAATATTGAGACTATTGCTAAATCCAATCTCTGGCTGCGTTCAGCAGATCGAATCAAAATTGTAGTGGGAGAATTCCCTGCCAGAACATTTGAAGAACTGTTTCAGGGAGTCTATGCTCTTGATTGGGAAAATTATTTGCCTTTGGGCTGCCAATTTCCTGTTGCTAAGGCTAAATCCGTCAAGTCAAAGTTACATAATGAGCCGAGCATACAAGGAATTACGAAAAAGGCCGTTGTCAAGAAATTACAACATTATTTTCATAGACCTGACAGTGTACCTCTGCCAGAAAATGGGCCTGAGTTTAAAATAGAAATCTCTCTCCTTAAAGATCAGGCTAGAGTTATGATCGATACAACAGGACCAAGTCTATTCAAACGTGGTTACCGTACTGAAAAGGGTGGAGCTCCTATCAAAGAGAACATGGCAGCGGCTATTATTCTCTTAAGTAACTGGTTTCCTGATAAGCCTTTTGTTGATCCAACTTGTGGTTCAGGAACCTTTTGTATTGAGGCTGCTATGATTGGTATGAATATTGCACCTGGATTTAATCGTGATTTTGCTTTTGAAGAATGGCCTTGGGTGGATGAGGCACTTGTCACCCGGGTTCGTAATGAGGCAGATGAACAAGCAGACTATGATATTCAACTTGATATTTCAGGCTTTGATTTTGATGGCCGTATGGTAGAAATTGCTCGGAAAAATGCTAGAGAAGTTGGTCTTGAAGATGTTGTCAAATTGAAACAAATGCGTCTTCAAGACTTTAAAACCAATAAAATCAACGGTGTTCTCATTTCAAATCCACCTTATGGGGAAAGATTGCTTGATGACAAAGCAGTTGACATTTTGTATAATGAGATGGGTGAAACATTCGCTCCTTTAAAAACATGGAGTCAGTTTATTTTGACTAATGATACTGATTTTGAACAAAAATTTGGTAGAAAAGCGGATAAAAAGCGTAAGCTTTATAATGGAAGCTTAAAAGTTGATTTATATCAATTTTATGGTCAACGTGTCAAACGTGTGCTTAGATAG
- the gpsB gene encoding cell division regulator GpsB: MASIMYTPKDIFEQEFKSSMRGYDKKEVDEFLDDIIKDYETYISTIEELRQENTRLKEEVKQAKKRQEAAQTTVSPAASVSSSRVATTATNFDILKRISRLEKEVFGKQITE; encoded by the coding sequence ATGGCAAGTATTATGTACACCCCTAAAGATATTTTTGAACAAGAATTTAAATCTAGCATGCGTGGCTATGATAAAAAAGAAGTTGACGAATTCCTTGACGATATTATTAAGGATTATGAAACCTATATTTCCACAATCGAAGAATTGCGTCAAGAAAATACGCGCTTAAAAGAAGAAGTAAAACAAGCTAAAAAACGTCAAGAGGCCGCTCAAACAACAGTATCTCCAGCAGCTTCTGTAAGTTCTAGTCGTGTGGCGACTACCGCTACAAATTTTGATATTTTAAAACGTATCAGTCGTTTAGAAAAAGAAGTTTTTGGTAAACAAATTACCGAATAG
- a CDS encoding DUF1273 domain-containing protein produces the protein MTTILVTGYKNFELGIFQDKDPKITIIKKAIKRDFIHFLEEGVDWFVFMGNLGFEYWALEVALSLQTEYDMQLATIFPFENHGEHWSEANQEKLFKFKQTDFVKSSYKRYQNSYQFKKYNQFLLENTDRAYLFYDKDKETNLKYLYQMMTAKDNYPVSLLTFEDLDDIVQDFD, from the coding sequence ATGACGACAATTCTTGTAACGGGTTATAAAAATTTTGAATTGGGAATTTTTCAGGATAAGGATCCTAAAATAACAATTATCAAGAAAGCAATTAAGCGAGACTTCATTCATTTTCTTGAAGAAGGAGTGGATTGGTTTGTTTTTATGGGTAATTTGGGCTTTGAGTACTGGGCTTTAGAGGTTGCTTTAAGTCTCCAAACAGAATATGATATGCAACTGGCTACTATCTTTCCCTTTGAAAATCATGGAGAGCACTGGAGTGAAGCTAATCAGGAAAAGCTCTTTAAATTTAAACAGACAGACTTTGTAAAAAGTAGCTATAAACGTTATCAAAATTCCTATCAATTTAAAAAATATAATCAATTTTTGTTGGAGAATACGGATAGAGCTTACCTATTTTATGATAAAGATAAGGAAACGAATTTAAAATATCTTTATCAAATGATGACAGCTAAGGATAACTATCCTGTGAGCCTGCTTACTTTTGAAGATTTAGATGACATCGTTCAGGACTTTGATTAG
- the recU gene encoding Holliday junction resolvase RecU has protein sequence MVNYPHHFIRKQSKPSQISKTINFANRGMSFEAAINATNNYYLSQKIAVIHKKPTPIQIVRVDYPRRSRAKIVEAYFRQASTTDYSGVYKGYYIDFEAKETRHKTSIPMKNFHAHQIKHMSQVLDQKGICFVLLHFSTLRETYLLPASHLIHFYRIDNGGKSMPLDYIKKNGYQVNVSAFPQVPYLDIIDKNILGGD, from the coding sequence ATGGTCAACTATCCTCATCATTTCATTCGTAAACAAAGCAAACCTAGTCAAATATCTAAAACAATCAATTTTGCCAATCGTGGAATGTCCTTTGAAGCAGCTATAAATGCGACAAATAACTACTATTTATCACAAAAAATAGCTGTTATCCATAAAAAACCAACTCCTATTCAAATTGTAAGGGTTGATTATCCTAGACGAAGTCGTGCTAAAATTGTTGAGGCTTATTTTAGGCAGGCTTCAACAACCGACTACTCAGGAGTCTATAAAGGATATTACATTGATTTTGAAGCAAAAGAGACCAGACATAAGACATCTATTCCCATGAAAAACTTTCATGCACATCAGATCAAACATATGTCACAAGTTTTAGACCAAAAAGGTATTTGCTTTGTCTTACTGCATTTTTCCACACTTAGGGAGACCTATTTGCTTCCAGCCTCCCATCTAATCCATTTTTATCGGATTGATAATGGCGGGAAGTCCATGCCACTTGATTATATCAAAAAAAATGGTTATCAGGTGAATGTGTCAGCTTTTCCTCAGGTTCCTTACTTAGATATTATTGATAAAAACATTTTAGGCGGTGATTAA
- the pepC gene encoding aminopeptidase C, producing the protein MSQLTQTFTDKLFADYEANTKFHAVENAVTHNGLLKSLETRQSQVENDHVFSIDLTKDEVSNQKASGRCWMFAALNTFRHKLISDFKLENFELSQAHTFFWDKYEKSNWFLEQVIATADEELASRKVKFLLDTPQQDGGQWDMVVALFEKYGVVPKSVYPESISSSASRELNQYLNKLLRQDAQILRQILAAGADSKAVQAKKEELLQEIFNFLAMNLGLPPRHFDFAYRDKDNHYQSEKKITPRAFYKKYVGLNLSDYVSIINAPTADKPYGKSYTVDMLGNVVGSPAVRYLNLEMERFKELAIAQMRAGETVWFGSDVGQVSDRQKGILATNTYDFKAAMNIDLTQDKAGRLDYSESLMTHAMVLTGVDLDENGKAIKWKVENSWGDKVGQKGYFVASDVWMDEYTYQIVVRKEFLTAEELAAYEEAPQVLAPWDPMGALAK; encoded by the coding sequence ATGTCTCAATTAACACAAACATTTACAGATAAATTATTTGCTGATTATGAAGCAAATACTAAATTTCATGCTGTTGAAAATGCTGTAACCCATAACGGTTTATTAAAATCGCTTGAAACACGCCAAAGTCAAGTAGAAAACGATCATGTTTTTTCCATTGATTTGACCAAAGATGAGGTTTCTAACCAAAAAGCTTCTGGACGTTGCTGGATGTTTGCAGCACTCAACACTTTTCGTCACAAACTTATTTCAGACTTCAAGTTGGAAAACTTTGAATTGTCACAAGCCCATACCTTCTTCTGGGATAAATACGAAAAGTCAAACTGGTTCTTAGAACAAGTCATTGCGACAGCGGATGAAGAACTTGCTAGTCGCAAAGTGAAATTTCTGCTTGATACGCCCCAACAAGATGGTGGACAATGGGATATGGTTGTCGCTCTTTTTGAAAAATATGGTGTTGTGCCTAAATCGGTCTATCCAGAATCTATCTCATCAAGTGCTAGCCGTGAATTAAACCAATATCTCAATAAATTGCTGCGCCAAGATGCTCAAATTTTACGCCAAATCCTTGCAGCAGGAGCAGACAGTAAAGCTGTTCAAGCCAAGAAGGAAGAACTTTTACAAGAAATCTTTAATTTTCTTGCGATGAATCTTGGTTTGCCACCACGCCACTTTGATTTTGCCTATCGTGATAAAGATAATCATTATCAATCTGAAAAAAAGATTACACCACGAGCCTTTTATAAAAAATACGTTGGTCTTAATCTGTCAGACTATGTTTCGATTATCAATGCCCCAACGGCGGACAAGCCTTATGGGAAATCTTATACAGTTGACATGTTAGGTAATGTTGTAGGCAGCCCTGCTGTACGCTATCTCAATCTAGAAATGGAACGTTTTAAAGAGTTAGCTATTGCTCAGATGCGGGCTGGCGAAACAGTCTGGTTTGGCTCTGATGTGGGTCAGGTATCCGACCGTCAAAAGGGAATCTTAGCTACTAATACCTATGATTTTAAGGCTGCTATGAATATTGATCTGACACAAGACAAGGCTGGTCGTTTGGACTATAGTGAAAGCCTCATGACCCATGCTATGGTTTTGACTGGTGTTGATTTGGATGAAAATGGCAAAGCTATTAAATGGAAAGTCGAAAATTCATGGGGGGATAAGGTTGGTCAAAAAGGCTACTTTGTTGCTTCAGATGTTTGGATGGATGAATACACTTATCAAATCGTTGTTCGTAAGGAATTTCTTACTGCTGAGGAACTAGCGGCTTATGAAGAGGCACCACAAGTTCTGGCACCTTGGGATCCAATGGGGGCTCTCGCAAAATAA
- the nadE gene encoding ammonia-dependent NAD(+) synthetase: MSLQEDIITQLGVKPKIDAQEEIRKSIDFLKAYMKKHGFLKSYVLGISGGQDSSLAGRLAQLAIEELRHETGDNGYKFIAIRLPYGVQADEDDAQRALNFIQPDVSLAINIKPAVDGEVAALAEAGVQVSDFNKGNIKARQRMISQYAVAGENGGAVIGTDHAAENITGFFTKFGDGGADILPLYRLNKRQGKQLLAELGADKALYEKIPTADLEENKPGIADEVALGVTYNDIDDYLEGKQVSPVAQKIIENWWNKTEHKRHLPISIFDDFWK; the protein is encoded by the coding sequence ATGAGTTTACAAGAAGATATTATTACTCAGTTGGGTGTTAAACCTAAAATTGATGCTCAAGAAGAAATCCGTAAATCCATTGACTTTCTTAAAGCTTACATGAAGAAGCATGGCTTTTTGAAATCTTATGTTTTAGGAATTTCAGGTGGTCAAGATTCCAGTCTTGCTGGTCGTCTAGCGCAACTTGCTATTGAGGAATTACGTCATGAAACGGGTGATAATGGCTATAAATTTATAGCTATCCGTCTGCCTTATGGTGTACAGGCTGACGAAGATGATGCACAACGAGCGCTCAATTTTATTCAGCCTGATGTCAGTCTTGCTATCAATATTAAACCTGCTGTTGATGGGGAAGTCGCTGCCTTAGCAGAGGCTGGAGTTCAAGTTTCTGACTTTAATAAGGGAAATATCAAGGCACGTCAGCGGATGATTAGTCAGTATGCTGTTGCTGGTGAAAATGGCGGAGCTGTCATTGGAACAGATCATGCTGCTGAAAACATTACTGGTTTCTTTACTAAATTTGGCGATGGTGGAGCTGATATTTTACCTTTATATCGTCTCAATAAACGTCAAGGTAAGCAGCTGTTAGCAGAATTAGGAGCTGATAAGGCTCTCTATGAAAAAATTCCAACCGCAGACCTTGAAGAAAATAAACCCGGTATCGCTGATGAAGTTGCCCTTGGCGTGACCTATAATGATATCGACGATTATTTAGAGGGCAAGCAAGTCTCCCCAGTAGCCCAGAAAATAATTGAAAATTGGTGGAACAAAACAGAACATAAACGTCATTTACCGATTTCTATCTTTGATGATTTTTGGAAGTAA
- a CDS encoding nicotinate phosphoribosyltransferase: MYKDDSLTLHTDLYQINMMQVYFNQGIHNKRAVFEVFFRKEPFANGYAVFAGLERMIAYLQGLSFSETDIAYLEELGYPADFVAYLKEFKLELSVKSAKEGDLVFANEPIVQIEGPLAQCQLVETAILNIVNFQTLIATKAARIRSVIENEPLLEFGTRRAQEMDAAIWGTRAAVIGGANATSNVRAGKLFGIPVSGTHAHALVQAYGNDYDAFMAYAGTHKDCVFLVDTYDTLRLGVPAAIRVANELGDKINFLGVRIDSGDMAYLSKKVRKLLDEAGYPHAKIYASNDLDENTILNLKMQKAKIDIWGVGTKLITAYDQPALGAVYKIVSIEDDNGVMQDTIKLSNNAEKVSTPGKKQVWRITSRAKGKSEGDYITFTDTDVNSLDEIDMFHPTYTYINKKIRDFDAVPLLVDIFDQGKLVYTQPSLSDIQDYARREFDKLWDEYKRVLNPQDYPVDLARDVWQNKVNLIDRIRKEAYEKGDVK; encoded by the coding sequence ATGTATAAGGATGATAGTTTAACCTTACATACAGATTTGTATCAAATCAATATGATGCAGGTCTATTTCAACCAAGGGATTCATAACAAAAGAGCTGTTTTTGAAGTCTTCTTTCGTAAGGAACCTTTTGCAAATGGTTATGCTGTTTTTGCAGGTTTAGAGCGAATGATTGCTTATTTGCAAGGACTGAGTTTTTCTGAAACAGACATTGCTTATCTAGAGGAATTAGGTTATCCTGCAGATTTTGTTGCCTATCTAAAAGAGTTTAAATTAGAATTGAGTGTTAAATCTGCTAAGGAAGGAGATTTAGTCTTTGCCAATGAGCCGATTGTTCAAATTGAAGGACCGCTTGCTCAATGTCAATTAGTTGAAACAGCCATTTTAAATATTGTTAATTTTCAAACCCTCATTGCGACAAAAGCTGCTCGCATTCGTTCTGTTATTGAGAATGAGCCGCTTTTGGAATTTGGTACGCGCCGTGCTCAAGAGATGGATGCAGCTATTTGGGGAACGCGCGCAGCAGTTATTGGTGGTGCTAACGCTACCAGCAATGTTCGTGCAGGAAAACTCTTTGGTATTCCCGTTTCAGGTACGCATGCGCATGCCCTTGTCCAAGCTTATGGTAATGACTATGATGCCTTTATGGCCTATGCTGGAACGCATAAAGACTGTGTCTTTTTAGTAGATACTTATGATACGCTGCGTTTGGGAGTGCCTGCGGCCATTCGTGTGGCTAATGAATTGGGTGATAAGATTAATTTCCTAGGAGTGCGCATTGATTCAGGAGACATGGCTTATCTTTCTAAAAAAGTTCGTAAATTGTTAGATGAAGCTGGCTATCCCCATGCTAAAATTTATGCTTCGAATGATCTTGATGAAAATACCATTCTCAATCTGAAAATGCAAAAAGCTAAAATTGATATTTGGGGCGTAGGAACAAAACTGATTACAGCTTACGATCAACCAGCTTTGGGGGCTGTTTATAAGATTGTTTCCATTGAAGATGATAATGGTGTGATGCAAGATACCATTAAACTCTCTAACAATGCAGAAAAAGTATCAACGCCCGGTAAGAAACAAGTTTGGCGCATCACCAGTCGTGCTAAAGGAAAATCAGAAGGCGACTACATTACCTTCACAGATACAGATGTCAATTCTTTGGATGAAATTGACATGTTCCATCCAACTTATACTTACATTAATAAAAAAATTCGCGATTTTGATGCCGTACCGCTTTTAGTTGATATTTTTGACCAAGGGAAATTAGTTTATACTCAGCCAAGTTTATCAGATATTCAAGATTATGCGCGCAGAGAATTTGATAAACTCTGGGATGAGTATAAACGCGTCCTCAATCCACAAGATTATCCGGTTGATCTGGCGCGTGATGTTTGGCAAAATAAGGTGAATCTGATTGATCGTATTCGTAAGGAAGCCTATGAGAAAGGTGACGTTAAATGA
- the trxB gene encoding thioredoxin-disulfide reductase: MYDTIIIGSGPAGMTAALYAARSNLKVAVIEQGAPGGQMNNTSDIENYPGYDLISGPELSMKMHEPLEKFGVENLYGIVTAVEDHGNFKKVLTDDNSYETKTVIIATGAKHRPLAVAGEETYNSRGVSYCAVCDGAFFRGQDLLVVGGGDSAVEEALFLTRFANKVTIVHRRDELRAQKVLQERAFANDKVDFIWDSVVKEIKGNDLKVTNVDIENVKTGQVNNYAFGGVFIYVGLDPVSSMVKELDITDEAGWIPTDDHMKTKAAGVFAIGDVRQKDLRQITTAVGDGAVAAQEAYQYIVNNY, translated from the coding sequence ATGTACGATACAATTATTATTGGCTCAGGTCCTGCTGGCATGACAGCTGCCCTCTATGCTGCTAGAAGCAATCTCAAAGTTGCTGTAATAGAACAAGGTGCGCCCGGCGGTCAAATGAATAATACCTCTGATATTGAAAATTATCCCGGTTATGACTTGATTTCTGGACCAGAACTATCAATGAAAATGCATGAACCACTTGAAAAATTTGGTGTTGAAAATCTCTATGGTATTGTAACCGCTGTTGAAGATCATGGTAATTTCAAGAAGGTCCTTACGGATGACAATAGCTATGAAACCAAAACTGTTATCATTGCTACAGGTGCTAAACACCGCCCTCTTGCTGTCGCTGGTGAAGAAACCTATAATAGTCGCGGTGTTTCTTACTGTGCTGTTTGTGATGGTGCTTTTTTCCGCGGCCAGGACTTGTTAGTTGTTGGTGGTGGCGATTCAGCCGTTGAGGAAGCTCTTTTCTTAACCAGATTTGCCAACAAAGTTACTATTGTCCATCGCCGTGATGAACTGCGTGCGCAAAAAGTATTGCAAGAACGTGCCTTTGCCAATGATAAAGTAGACTTTATCTGGGATTCTGTTGTTAAAGAAATCAAAGGGAATGATCTTAAGGTAACCAATGTTGATATTGAAAATGTCAAAACAGGTCAAGTAAACAATTATGCCTTTGGTGGTGTCTTTATCTATGTTGGCTTAGATCCTGTCTCAAGTATGGTTAAGGAATTAGATATCACAGATGAAGCTGGTTGGATTCCAACAGATGATCATATGAAGACGAAAGCAGCAGGCGTTTTTGCTATCGGTGATGTCCGCCAAAAAGATCTTCGTCAAATTACGACAGCTGTTGGCGATGGTGCCGTAGCAGCTCAAGAAGCCTATCAATATATTGTCAATAACTATTAA
- a CDS encoding DUF4059 family protein, whose amino-acid sequence MLVEIFNLYIQGLLMSALAVILVSAGWILYRAIRKKDKTSKERLTILYEALLIDLVTIPILSFAFMAIILMFKA is encoded by the coding sequence ATGTTAGTAGAGATTTTTAATTTGTATATTCAAGGTCTTCTTATGTCTGCTTTGGCAGTTATTTTAGTTAGTGCGGGTTGGATTCTTTATCGTGCTATTAGAAAAAAAGATAAGACTTCTAAAGAGCGTTTAACAATTTTATATGAAGCTTTATTGATAGATTTGGTCACCATTCCTATTTTGTCTTTTGCTTTTATGGCTATTATTCTAATGTTCAAAGCATAA
- a CDS encoding amino acid ABC transporter ATP-binding protein codes for MIRISNLTKEFSGQKVLDGLNLDIEKGEVVALVGASGAGKSTFLRSMNYLEQPDSGSIEIDDFKINFDTISKEEILTLRRKLAMVFQQFNLFERRTALDNVKEGLKIVKKLPDDEATKIAKEELAKVGLSDRENHYPRHLSGGQKQRVALARALAMKPDVLLLDEPTSALDPELVGEVEKSIADAAKSGQTMVLVSHDMSFVRQVADKVLFLEKGHILEQGTPDQLFNHPQEKRTEEFFASYKKTFI; via the coding sequence ATGATTCGCATTTCCAATTTAACCAAGGAATTTTCTGGACAAAAAGTCTTAGATGGTCTGAATCTGGATATTGAAAAGGGAGAAGTTGTAGCCCTTGTCGGTGCTTCTGGTGCTGGGAAATCAACCTTTTTACGCAGTATGAATTACCTAGAGCAGCCTGATTCAGGCAGCATTGAAATTGATGATTTTAAGATTAATTTCGATACTATTAGCAAAGAAGAGATTTTAACTTTGCGTCGTAAATTAGCCATGGTTTTCCAACAGTTTAACCTTTTTGAGCGTCGAACAGCGCTTGATAATGTTAAAGAAGGTCTTAAGATTGTTAAGAAATTGCCAGATGATGAAGCAACTAAAATTGCTAAAGAAGAATTAGCCAAGGTTGGACTTTCTGATCGGGAAAATCATTATCCGCGCCATCTTTCAGGAGGTCAAAAGCAACGTGTTGCTTTGGCTCGTGCTCTGGCCATGAAACCAGATGTTCTTTTGCTTGATGAACCAACTTCAGCGCTAGATCCAGAACTTGTTGGTGAAGTCGAAAAGTCAATTGCTGATGCTGCTAAATCAGGTCAAACCATGGTATTGGTTAGTCATGATATGAGCTTTGTTCGTCAAGTAGCGGATAAAGTTCTATTTCTTGAAAAGGGACATATTCTTGAGCAGGGAACGCCGGATCAACTTTTTAATCATCCTCAAGAAAAACGCACAGAAGAATTTTTTGCTAGTTACAAAAAAACCTTTATTTGA